A single genomic interval of Chryseobacterium paludis harbors:
- a CDS encoding GMC oxidoreductase translates to MYDIIIIGSGAGGATMAYRLADSGKKILVIERGDYVPVEKENWDSIEVFEKNRYTTTDLWLDKHGKPFRPGMHYNVGGNTKFYGAALFRLREEDFKEIQHYGGTSPVWPIQYEDLKAYYLEAEKLFHVHGKRGSDPTEPFDSEPYPNPPLPHEPRIQEIVDELTNYGLHPFELPIGVNLEPHNTANAPYILDRFDGFPDASERKGDAHLRSLSKALEYPNVELMTNAKVLKLNTDSTGKRISEVLIERNGETKTLTSDLVILSAGAINSAAILLESKNEQFPDGLANTSDQIGRNYMFHQNTALVALYTEPNPTKFGKTFGINDFYHANRGYEFPLGHIQMLGKSDEHQIKADSPIPAPGFTFELMAKHAVDFWLTSEDLPDPENRVTVENGQIKITYSENNQKGHELLKAELIKALKASGKFESFLFKGFYFSKGMDIASPAHQNGTTKMGVDPKTSVVDTNCKAHDLENLYIVDGGFFVSSGAVNPALTIIAMALRVGDYLKTHVLTS, encoded by the coding sequence ATGTATGATATCATAATCATTGGTAGTGGAGCAGGAGGTGCAACAATGGCTTATAGATTAGCTGACAGTGGAAAGAAAATACTGGTTATTGAAAGAGGGGATTATGTACCTGTTGAAAAAGAAAACTGGGATTCTATAGAAGTTTTTGAGAAGAACAGATATACAACAACAGATCTATGGTTAGATAAACATGGAAAGCCATTTCGCCCCGGAATGCATTATAATGTAGGTGGAAATACCAAATTTTATGGAGCTGCTTTATTTCGTTTGAGGGAAGAAGACTTTAAAGAAATACAACATTATGGAGGAACTTCACCAGTCTGGCCTATTCAATATGAAGATTTAAAGGCTTATTATCTGGAAGCTGAAAAGCTTTTTCATGTTCACGGTAAAAGAGGATCAGATCCAACAGAACCATTCGATTCTGAACCTTACCCTAATCCACCATTACCCCACGAACCGAGAATTCAAGAGATTGTTGATGAATTAACCAATTATGGACTGCATCCTTTTGAATTGCCTATCGGGGTGAATTTAGAACCTCATAATACAGCAAATGCCCCTTACATATTAGATCGTTTTGATGGTTTTCCAGATGCTTCCGAAAGAAAAGGTGATGCCCATCTACGTTCATTATCCAAAGCATTGGAGTATCCCAATGTAGAATTGATGACCAATGCAAAAGTGCTGAAATTGAACACTGACAGCACAGGAAAGAGAATTTCTGAGGTTTTAATAGAACGGAATGGAGAAACAAAAACATTGACTTCAGATCTGGTGATTCTTTCTGCAGGCGCTATTAATTCTGCAGCTATATTATTGGAAAGTAAAAACGAACAGTTTCCTGATGGTCTTGCCAATACATCAGATCAGATTGGAAGAAATTATATGTTTCATCAGAATACAGCATTGGTGGCTTTATATACGGAGCCGAACCCTACAAAATTTGGAAAAACATTTGGCATCAATGATTTCTACCATGCAAACAGAGGTTATGAATTTCCTTTAGGACATATCCAGATGTTGGGAAAGTCCGATGAACACCAGATTAAAGCAGATAGTCCAATTCCTGCACCAGGTTTTACTTTTGAACTCATGGCTAAGCATGCAGTCGATTTTTGGCTGACATCTGAAGATCTGCCAGATCCTGAAAATAGGGTGACCGTAGAAAATGGACAGATTAAAATAACCTACTCTGAGAACAATCAAAAAGGACATGAACTTTTAAAAGCTGAATTGATTAAAGCTTTAAAAGCATCCGGAAAATTTGAAAGCTTTTTATTCAAAGGGTTTTATTTCAGTAAAGGAATGGATATCGCTTCACCAGCACATCAGAATGGAACGACAAAAATGGGTGTAGATCCTAAAACTTCAGTGGTTGATACGAACTGTAAAGCACATGATTTAGAAAACCTATATATTGTAGATGGTGGATTCTTTGTCTCCAGTGGAGCGGTAAATCCGGCACTTACCATTATTGCTATGGCATTAAGAGTGGGAGATTATCTGAAAACCCATGTTTTAACATCATGA
- a CDS encoding MFS transporter, producing MNSKTVTIIVVYLLAFLTGVNFVVFPALGTAFTDHSLFELSPSKFGNLFIPQVICIIVSCLGAPFLVNKIGPKIVLSCGLLLMIISTGTLWILHYFMDEKFLLFPVLMILVAFTGTGFGLSITTLNPLAASLFNNKRSSAILILQFLVGLGTSTSPLMMNLIGDVKNWMYIPGSIFIVVTIAFIAFLFLKLEKGTFFELPRHFKIPGKLWIFFVTIILYGCIEGTFGSFGGIILKNQGLDNNKASLGLSLFWGGIALNRLLFGIFSERFNLSYVYLTSPLWVAGLVFLMLVDPNVNILLFLMFFIGFFMGSIFPGSIGWGTIEFPTLSVLVSGFLMAANQIGTGAVTNILGHFSNYTSMILEFLIVFMILICGLLFYLKRDSKIKEAF from the coding sequence ATGAATTCTAAAACAGTAACCATCATTGTCGTCTATTTACTGGCTTTTCTGACAGGAGTTAATTTTGTTGTATTTCCGGCTTTGGGAACTGCTTTTACAGATCATTCTTTATTTGAGTTAAGTCCGTCAAAGTTTGGAAATCTCTTCATCCCACAAGTAATTTGCATTATTGTTTCCTGTTTAGGAGCTCCTTTTCTTGTTAATAAAATAGGGCCTAAAATAGTTTTGAGCTGCGGACTCTTATTGATGATTATATCGACGGGAACCTTATGGATACTTCACTATTTTATGGACGAAAAGTTCTTATTGTTTCCTGTATTAATGATTTTGGTAGCATTTACAGGAACAGGATTTGGACTTTCTATAACGACATTAAATCCATTAGCCGCGAGCTTGTTTAATAATAAAAGATCTTCTGCTATTTTGATCTTACAGTTTTTAGTGGGATTGGGAACCTCTACTTCCCCATTAATGATGAATCTGATAGGTGATGTCAAAAACTGGATGTATATTCCCGGCAGTATATTTATTGTCGTGACTATCGCTTTTATCGCTTTTTTATTTTTAAAATTAGAAAAAGGAACATTTTTCGAACTTCCCAGGCATTTTAAAATTCCCGGAAAACTATGGATTTTCTTTGTCACCATTATTTTATATGGATGCATAGAAGGCACCTTTGGAAGTTTTGGTGGAATTATACTTAAAAATCAAGGCCTGGATAATAACAAAGCCAGTCTCGGGCTTTCCTTATTTTGGGGTGGTATTGCTCTTAATCGATTGTTGTTTGGAATTTTTTCAGAAAGATTTAATTTATCCTATGTTTATTTAACTTCTCCTTTATGGGTAGCTGGGTTGGTCTTTCTAATGTTGGTCGATCCTAATGTAAATATTCTTTTATTCCTGATGTTCTTCATTGGCTTTTTTATGGGAAGTATTTTCCCCGGATCTATTGGTTGGGGAACCATAGAATTTCCAACGCTTTCTGTATTGGTTTCCGGATTTTTAATGGCTGCTAATCAAATTGGGACCGGCGCTGTAACAAATATCTTAGGTCATTTTTCCAATTATACTTCTATGATTTTAGAATTTCTTATCGTCTTTATGATACTTATTTGCGGTCTTCTTTTCTATCTTAAAAGAGATTCTAAAATTAAAGAGGCTTTTTAA
- a CDS encoding FMN-dependent NADH-azoreductase — MANILNIKTSIVGENSISSQLSQTVINQLLEKNPESKVVVRDLATNPIPHLEIHHFSASRIPDEEKNDEQKEASKYSDEALREVQNADIIVIGVPFYNFSFPSTLKSWIDSISVAGKTFSYADGAPKGLLENKKVYLNFAAGGVYENGLIENVETYLKTLLGFIGITDVEVFKSQGTMMPHLKEENLSKTVSEIEAYSF; from the coding sequence ATGGCAAACATTTTAAATATCAAAACAAGTATCGTAGGAGAAAACTCTATAAGCAGTCAACTCTCTCAGACTGTTATTAATCAATTGTTAGAAAAAAATCCTGAAAGCAAAGTTGTTGTCCGTGATTTGGCAACAAACCCGATTCCCCATTTAGAAATTCATCATTTCAGTGCATCAAGAATTCCCGATGAAGAAAAGAATGACGAACAAAAAGAAGCTTCGAAATATTCTGACGAAGCATTGAGAGAAGTTCAGAATGCAGATATTATCGTGATTGGAGTTCCTTTTTATAATTTCAGTTTTCCATCAACTTTAAAATCCTGGATTGACAGTATTTCTGTTGCAGGAAAAACATTTTCTTATGCTGATGGAGCACCAAAAGGTCTTCTGGAGAACAAAAAAGTATATCTGAATTTTGCAGCCGGTGGTGTATATGAAAATGGACTTATTGAGAATGTTGAAACGTATTTAAAAACTTTATTAGGTTTTATTGGCATTACAGATGTTGAAGTTTTCAAATCTCAGGGAACGATGATGCCTCATTTAAAAGAGGAAAATTTATCTAAAACTGTTTCAGAAATCGAAGCGTATAGTTTCTAA
- a CDS encoding winged helix-turn-helix transcriptional regulator, giving the protein MEKQHNHKDCMQALKPVQDTLDVINGKWKLQIIISLNHGNKRFTEIERSIPKLTSKVLAKELKELEQNGLVERIVRDSYPVSIEYLPTEYTKTLHPVVESLKNWGTNHRQHIFGTGVEEVKDNES; this is encoded by the coding sequence ATGGAAAAACAGCATAATCATAAAGATTGTATGCAGGCTTTAAAACCTGTTCAGGATACATTAGATGTAATCAATGGCAAATGGAAATTACAAATCATCATTTCTTTAAACCATGGAAATAAGCGGTTTACAGAAATCGAAAGAAGCATCCCTAAATTAACCTCAAAAGTTTTAGCCAAAGAATTAAAAGAACTGGAGCAAAATGGGTTGGTTGAAAGAATAGTGAGAGATAGCTATCCCGTTTCTATTGAATACCTGCCAACAGAATATACAAAAACCCTGCATCCCGTAGTGGAATCATTAAAGAATTGGGGTACAAATCATCGCCAGCATATTTTTGGTACAGGTGTCGAAGAAGTAAAAGATAACGAGAGTTAA